In the Candidatus Electrothrix sp. GW3-4 genome, one interval contains:
- the truA gene encoding tRNA pseudouridine(38-40) synthase TruA — MQQRNIRLCLAFDGTNFCGWQRQQNGPSIQGELEAKLRIITTAPVAVHGAGRTDAGVHALGMVAHFTTGATMPAPAFAKALNSMLPKDIRILAAEEASPGFHARFAAQGKTYRYDFFTGPLQLPAERLYRTHYPCSFQSDLLQASLDYLVGTHDFASFEAVGSRDRTRTEGRGAVRTLFQADCLADPARPEHFSFRFSGDGFLRHMVRNLAGTLFQVGTGRLSTEQFRDILAAQDREKAGPTAPACGLFLEQVHYEEMTGKDRVS; from the coding sequence ATGCAGCAGCGCAACATTCGCCTCTGTCTTGCCTTTGACGGCACTAATTTTTGCGGCTGGCAACGGCAGCAGAACGGGCCGAGTATTCAGGGGGAGCTGGAGGCAAAACTCCGCATCATCACCACGGCCCCGGTAGCGGTGCATGGTGCGGGGCGCACCGATGCCGGGGTGCATGCCCTGGGCATGGTGGCCCATTTCACCACCGGCGCGACCATGCCTGCTCCGGCCTTTGCCAAGGCTCTTAACTCCATGCTGCCCAAGGATATTCGTATCCTTGCGGCCGAGGAGGCCTCCCCAGGCTTCCATGCCCGCTTTGCTGCCCAGGGCAAGACCTACCGCTACGATTTCTTTACCGGGCCCCTCCAGCTCCCCGCAGAACGCCTTTACCGCACCCATTACCCGTGCTCCTTTCAGTCGGATCTCCTCCAAGCGAGTTTAGATTACCTGGTGGGTACCCATGACTTTGCCTCCTTTGAGGCCGTAGGTTCTCGGGACCGTACCCGGACCGAGGGAAGAGGTGCTGTGCGTACCCTGTTCCAGGCTGACTGCCTTGCTGATCCTGCCCGACCAGAGCATTTCTCCTTTCGCTTCTCCGGTGACGGCTTCCTCCGCCACATGGTGCGCAATCTGGCCGGAACCCTGTTCCAGGTGGGGACAGGCCGTCTCAGTACGGAGCAGTTCAGGGACATTCTTGCGGCCCAGGATCGGGAAAAGGCTGGCCCGACCGCCCCGGCCTGCGGCCTCTTTCTCGAGCAGGTCCATTATGAGGAGATGACAGGGAAGGACCGGGTCTCGTAG
- the argC gene encoding N-acetyl-gamma-glutamyl-phosphate reductase codes for MLKVGIIGASGYTGVELARILSTHPEVELTVATSRQYAGKSLSEVFPNLRKRVDLVCENLGPEELVERADFFFAAVPHKTAMDLVPVLLKAGKKVVDLSADFRIRDAAVYEEWYQPHSSPEFIAEAVYGLPELYRDQVKEARLTANPGCYPTSITLGLAPLLREGLIDPAHLIIDSKSGTSGAGRSAAVGTLFCEVTDGFRAYKVGGTHRHIPEIEQELSVLADTPVTISFTPHLLPISRGILSTMYAPLQEGTSEEAIQALYEKTYAAEPFVRVCPAGSFPATQHVRGSNCCDIGIKVDQRTGRIIVMSAIDNVAKGASGQAVQNMNLMNGFAETCGLMGAPFFP; via the coding sequence ATGCTGAAAGTAGGAATCATCGGGGCCTCCGGCTATACCGGTGTTGAACTGGCCCGCATCCTTTCCACTCACCCGGAAGTGGAGCTGACCGTTGCCACCTCCCGCCAATATGCAGGCAAATCGCTCTCGGAAGTCTTCCCTAACCTGCGCAAGCGGGTCGATCTGGTCTGTGAGAACCTTGGACCAGAAGAACTGGTCGAGCGGGCTGACTTCTTCTTTGCCGCCGTGCCCCATAAGACGGCAATGGATCTGGTGCCTGTCTTGCTCAAGGCGGGCAAGAAGGTGGTGGACCTTAGTGCTGATTTTCGGATTCGGGATGCTGCTGTCTACGAAGAATGGTATCAGCCCCATTCCAGTCCAGAGTTTATTGCAGAAGCCGTCTATGGCCTGCCGGAACTGTACCGGGATCAGGTGAAAGAGGCCCGTTTGACCGCCAATCCGGGCTGCTATCCCACATCCATCACTCTGGGGCTGGCACCTCTGCTCCGGGAAGGGCTGATTGATCCAGCCCACCTGATCATTGATTCCAAGTCCGGGACCTCCGGGGCAGGTCGTTCTGCCGCTGTTGGCACCCTGTTCTGCGAGGTCACGGACGGTTTCCGGGCCTATAAGGTCGGGGGCACCCATCGCCATATCCCGGAGATTGAGCAGGAGCTCTCTGTACTGGCGGACACACCAGTGACCATCTCCTTTACCCCGCATCTCCTCCCCATCTCCCGTGGTATCCTCAGTACCATGTACGCTCCATTGCAAGAGGGAACCAGCGAGGAGGCCATCCAGGCGCTCTACGAGAAGACCTATGCGGCTGAACCCTTTGTCCGGGTCTGTCCAGCAGGTTCTTTCCCGGCCACTCAGCATGTCAGGGGCAGTAACTGCTGCGATATCGGCATCAAGGTGGATCAGCGCACCGGGCGGATCATCGTTATGTCAGCCATTGATAATGTCGCCAAGGGGGCCTCGGGTCAGGCCGTGCAGAACATGAACCTGATGAACGGCTTTGCCGAGACCTGCGGCCTGATGGGTGCGCCCTTCTTCCCCTGA
- a CDS encoding response regulator, which translates to MSRKNILIVDRDKDFLLELREAFIPFKNVYQLAFVSTLAKAQEILRKFTVHMVIANVQLSGESGLELLLSVRRWHTETHVVLYSEELTEEIKRSAYHSGVSAILPSPFKFEELLKVLAGIFAKESGNTTVLDTIPLADLLQLIGMGHHSTDIIVINARKERGIIRIRKGNLLEAEAAGVQGVNAVTEMLSWESPTIKTCKGVHGISSALHPLPLHDALIQAAARLDEKS; encoded by the coding sequence ATGAGCCGTAAAAACATTCTGATCGTTGACCGGGACAAGGACTTTCTGCTGGAATTGCGGGAGGCCTTTATCCCCTTTAAAAACGTCTATCAACTAGCCTTTGTCTCCACCCTTGCCAAGGCTCAGGAGATCCTACGTAAATTTACCGTCCACATGGTCATCGCTAATGTCCAGCTTTCAGGAGAAAGCGGCCTGGAGCTCCTGCTCTCCGTTCGTCGCTGGCATACTGAGACCCATGTTGTCCTGTACAGCGAAGAGCTGACAGAAGAGATCAAACGATCAGCCTACCACAGCGGGGTTTCCGCAATTCTTCCCTCCCCCTTTAAATTCGAAGAACTCCTCAAGGTGCTGGCAGGTATTTTTGCCAAGGAATCTGGCAATACCACGGTCCTGGACACGATCCCCCTGGCCGATCTTCTCCAACTCATTGGCATGGGGCATCACTCCACAGATATCATTGTCATTAATGCCAGGAAGGAGCGGGGAATTATTCGAATCCGCAAAGGAAACCTGCTGGAGGCGGAAGCCGCTGGGGTACAAGGAGTAAATGCGGTCACAGAGATGCTTTCCTGGGAATCGCCGACCATTAAGACCTGCAAAGGGGTGCATGGAATTTCGTCAGCTCTCCATCCCCTCCCCCTCCATGATGCCCTGATTCAGGCCGCAGCAAGGCTGGATGAAAAATCGTAA
- a CDS encoding universal stress protein, with the protein MEKKILAAVDGSVYSSNSLDYLIRLFRQDQNFSVDLFAAVSSSSGDQSWMSDCDIQRTESTAELQRKAKATRYLKDAKERLVRNGFPEENIATFVHASGEGITNSIYHFAEKNLYDGLLIGRRGVGRVGEMLLGSVSADLVRKCHEVPIWIIDGNITSTRFLLAVHTCTHSLMAADHLAFILRNNPKAEIYIYHSLAAFGSTPPAETKEFHDRWGERWCEEHLDVETCLYKAHSQILVENGIPEERIVRLPPRRGIHPSHDLLRQAKKHKCGTIVIGRRGRVDKGLLGGVSARAAKNAQNMAVWLVG; encoded by the coding sequence ATGGAAAAAAAAATTTTAGCAGCAGTAGACGGATCAGTATATAGCTCAAACAGTTTGGATTATCTGATACGTCTTTTTCGACAGGATCAGAACTTTAGTGTTGACCTGTTTGCTGCGGTTTCATCCAGTAGCGGCGACCAAAGCTGGATGTCGGACTGTGATATTCAGCGAACTGAAAGTACTGCCGAGCTCCAGCGCAAGGCAAAGGCAACAAGATATCTGAAAGATGCCAAAGAACGTCTTGTCCGCAACGGCTTTCCCGAAGAAAATATAGCGACCTTTGTCCATGCATCAGGGGAAGGAATTACCAATTCAATTTATCATTTTGCAGAAAAAAATCTCTATGACGGTCTGCTGATTGGCAGAAGAGGGGTAGGAAGAGTAGGCGAGATGTTACTGGGCAGTGTTTCTGCCGATCTGGTCAGAAAATGCCATGAAGTTCCGATCTGGATCATTGACGGCAATATCACCTCTACTCGTTTTCTCCTCGCTGTTCATACCTGCACCCACTCACTTATGGCAGCAGATCATTTGGCCTTTATTCTGCGAAATAACCCCAAAGCAGAGATCTATATCTACCATTCCCTTGCAGCGTTTGGCTCAACACCACCTGCTGAAACAAAGGAGTTTCACGATCGGTGGGGCGAGAGATGGTGCGAAGAACATCTCGATGTGGAGACATGCCTGTACAAAGCGCATAGCCAGATATTGGTCGAAAACGGCATCCCCGAAGAGCGCATTGTCCGACTCCCTCCACGCCGGGGGATCCATCCCAGCCATGACCTGCTCCGCCAGGCAAAGAAACATAAATGCGGGACCATTGTTATTGGCCGCAGAGGCCGAGTAGACAAGGGTCTTCTCGGAGGGGTCTCTGCTCGAGCAGCCAAAAACGCTCAGAATATGGCTGTCTGGCTGGTGGGTTAA
- the rplM gene encoding 50S ribosomal protein L13, with translation MKTYYTPVDEIDRKWCVVDADGKVLGRIATEIARRLRGKHKPTFCNFQDNGDFVVVVNADRVHLTGTKWDDKVYYRHTGYMGGIKDRTAKEVREQSPEDLIVMAVKGMLPKNKLGRAQLKKLKVYAGAEHPHAAQQPELLDI, from the coding sequence ATGAAAACGTATTATACGCCGGTAGATGAAATTGATCGTAAGTGGTGCGTGGTTGATGCCGACGGTAAGGTCCTTGGCCGTATCGCGACAGAGATCGCCCGTCGTTTGCGCGGCAAGCATAAACCGACCTTTTGTAATTTTCAGGATAACGGTGACTTCGTTGTAGTTGTTAATGCAGACCGTGTTCACCTGACCGGTACCAAATGGGATGATAAGGTATACTATCGCCATACTGGTTATATGGGTGGAATCAAAGATCGGACCGCGAAAGAGGTTCGTGAACAGTCTCCAGAAGACCTGATTGTTATGGCGGTAAAAGGCATGCTGCCCAAGAATAAACTCGGTCGGGCCCAGCTGAAGAAATTAAAAGTATATGCCGGTGCCGAACATCCCCATGCTGCCCAGCAGCCTGAACTTCTCGATATCTAA
- a CDS encoding glycosyltransferase codes for MTLFTLFLFCLLVIALAVLRNMYLAHRCMVRLEDVPPLEGDTLPQVSVIIPACNEEQEIETALTSVLALDYPNLEIIVLDDRSTDATPQILDRMAGEHSRLRVVHITDLPAGWLGKNHALHLGAAQAKGEYLLFTDADVHFAPDTLRHAAARMQSQTLDHLCLFFRMSAPGSLLPLLVADSLASLFSLLRPWLVSKPGPRFYVGAGAFNMIRKSFYHSFGGHHPIRLCPVDDVLLGRMAKISGGRCDCLLGGRFVSVDWYQTVGQMVRGLEKNTFALLDYRLSFFLAATVAVFSTQILPLWGLLLADGLPRLLCGAIVAVNVLGLLLSLRFFHMDLRCLYWFPVTPYIKLYIIWRAVLLTLLRGGVDWRGTFYSLEELRRYKVSALPWVRVKIREEERP; via the coding sequence ATGACCCTATTCACCCTGTTCCTGTTCTGTCTTCTTGTTATTGCCCTGGCCGTGTTACGTAATATGTACTTGGCCCATCGTTGTATGGTGCGCTTAGAGGATGTCCCGCCTTTGGAGGGAGATACCCTGCCTCAGGTCTCCGTCATTATCCCGGCCTGCAATGAGGAGCAGGAGATAGAGACCGCCCTGACCTCGGTCCTTGCCCTGGATTATCCCAACCTGGAGATCATCGTCCTTGATGATCGTTCCACTGATGCCACGCCGCAGATTCTTGACCGTATGGCAGGTGAGCATTCCCGCCTGCGGGTGGTTCATATCACAGATCTGCCAGCGGGTTGGCTGGGCAAGAATCATGCCCTGCACCTGGGGGCGGCCCAGGCCAAGGGCGAATACCTGCTCTTTACCGATGCCGACGTCCACTTTGCCCCGGATACCCTCAGGCATGCTGCCGCACGTATGCAGAGCCAAACCCTGGATCACCTCTGTCTCTTTTTCCGCATGAGCGCGCCTGGCTCACTGCTGCCCTTGCTGGTTGCAGACAGCCTTGCCAGTCTTTTCTCTCTGCTGAGGCCCTGGCTGGTCAGCAAGCCTGGACCCCGCTTCTATGTCGGGGCAGGCGCCTTCAACATGATACGGAAGAGTTTCTATCACAGCTTTGGCGGGCATCATCCCATCCGCCTTTGTCCGGTGGATGACGTGCTGCTGGGGCGCATGGCCAAGATCAGCGGCGGCCGTTGCGATTGCCTGCTCGGGGGTCGCTTTGTCAGCGTGGATTGGTACCAAACTGTGGGCCAGATGGTGCGCGGCCTGGAAAAGAACACCTTTGCCCTGCTGGACTACCGCCTGTCCTTCTTCCTTGCCGCGACTGTGGCAGTCTTCTCCACCCAGATCCTCCCGCTCTGGGGCTTGCTGCTGGCTGACGGCCTGCCCCGGCTTCTTTGCGGGGCCATCGTAGCTGTCAATGTGCTCGGCCTGCTCCTGTCGCTTCGCTTCTTTCACATGGATCTCCGCTGCCTGTACTGGTTTCCCGTGACCCCCTATATCAAGCTCTATATTATATGGCGCGCTGTGTTGCTCACCCTGCTCCGGGGTGGAGTTGATTGGCGCGGCACCTTTTATTCCCTGGAGGAGCTGCGGCGGTACAAGGTTTCGGCTCTGCCCTGGGTGCGGGTGAAGATCAGGGAGGAGGAACGACCCTGA
- a CDS encoding MBL fold metallo-hydrolase yields the protein MKPVELKKNVWWLANRSDSLLEVNIYLLCYPHPKGQANIIIDPGPVELLTVLQKAVRPIIGGLEEVHGVLINHQDPDVAPNAAFLQKLNPKCLVVASEDTWRLIHFLGLKASRFKAVETYKNNRAMMPGGNRLIFVPSPFCHFRGAMMYYDLASRILFSGDLFGGLSYTHDLYADEKSWEGIKTFHQLYMPSRDALKLAVSRIRNLDPPPEMIAPQHGSLIKGDLIRDFTDRMYNLDVGLDLLMAGEKKENYLGAINEILSELEEEDSSASIARGIAALNKDQSFTNILTVEKNRVTSFKVDPPVAVKTLLAHLREDGGAELESLVNLIALKTLIGRNIPIGDILPQAGGDQDLPDYFE from the coding sequence ATGAAACCTGTTGAGCTAAAAAAAAATGTCTGGTGGCTCGCCAACCGCTCAGACTCCCTGCTGGAAGTCAATATCTACCTGCTTTGCTATCCCCACCCAAAAGGACAGGCCAATATTATCATTGATCCAGGTCCTGTTGAATTATTGACCGTACTACAAAAGGCCGTCCGCCCGATCATAGGGGGGCTGGAGGAGGTCCATGGCGTCCTCATCAATCATCAGGACCCGGATGTTGCCCCCAATGCAGCCTTTCTCCAAAAATTGAATCCGAAATGCCTGGTGGTCGCCTCAGAGGATACCTGGCGCCTGATTCACTTTCTCGGACTCAAGGCCTCCCGCTTCAAGGCGGTGGAAACATATAAGAATAACCGGGCCATGATGCCAGGCGGCAACAGGCTGATTTTTGTCCCCTCTCCCTTCTGCCATTTTCGTGGGGCGATGATGTACTATGATCTCGCCAGCAGGATCCTCTTTTCCGGGGACCTGTTCGGTGGACTCTCCTATACCCACGACCTCTATGCCGACGAAAAATCCTGGGAGGGCATCAAGACCTTTCATCAACTCTACATGCCATCCCGCGACGCTTTAAAATTGGCCGTTTCCAGGATCAGGAACCTTGATCCCCCACCCGAGATGATCGCCCCCCAGCACGGCTCTCTTATTAAAGGAGACCTTATTCGCGACTTTACCGATCGGATGTATAATCTGGATGTCGGATTAGACCTGCTCATGGCCGGTGAGAAGAAAGAAAATTACCTTGGTGCGATCAATGAAATTCTGAGCGAATTAGAAGAAGAAGACTCCTCTGCATCCATTGCCAGAGGTATCGCGGCACTGAACAAGGACCAGTCGTTCACAAACATTCTGACAGTAGAGAAAAACAGAGTCACCTCGTTTAAGGTGGATCCACCTGTTGCGGTCAAAACCCTGTTAGCGCATCTTCGCGAAGATGGGGGAGCTGAGCTGGAAAGCCTCGTGAATCTTATTGCCCTGAAGACCTTAATCGGACGTAACATACCGATCGGCGACATCCTGCCACAGGCTGGCGGAGATCAGGATCTGCCGGATTATTTCGAATAA
- a CDS encoding COR domain-containing protein: protein MGYEEALRRIEEARETGATELDLNGLDLTELPPLLFQLTNLTKLDISFNKLTELSPDIAQLNNLLRLELTGNQLTELPSQLFQLTKLIELDLGGNQLTELSSNVIQLNNLTGLYLTGNRQIRLPRQLFQLINLNNLKLGDLWLTSLPEELFQLTNLTDLYLAHNHLVALSPKIGLLTHLARLVLYDNYLTQLPSEVYQLTNLIYLDLSDNKFIELSPQIVRLSVDTSVPVYRNPLTSPPYELAIQGFKAIHEYFAALEEGTRIVGEVKVILIGEGASGKTSLTRCLRDERFNQHEETTHGIRIKNWQLDTGDQELRCNLWDFGGQEIMHATHQFFLSRRSLYVLVLDGRRDERPEYWLRYIESFGGGSPVLVVLNKYDTNPGFDLDRPFLLEKYPFIAGFWRTSCCTGNGIRAFKQALLEELVNVPMVHTRWPGSWFRVKAKFEQMSEPCISYECFTGICVDAGVNEAGKQDVLAEFLHDLGIVIHFSDFGLDDNHVLEPKWVTGAVYKIINAESVAADKGLLRLDALKDILRLQDDDPYIYRRADHRYIIELMKKFELCYELPGEEVLIPQLLAVPQPQFDFPYDGALCFVLHYTDFLPPSVMPRFIVKRHREIKDKLRWRTGVVLAHPQLEAVAVVRADNEARRIRIAVTGKERKVYLALLWLSLREINTGFEGLRVSERVPMPDDPGRSVPYQTLLTYREKGLEQYIPEDSEQVYRVQDLLAAVHPDNEQEGERMRVAVQADKEEGRLKALMRRVNERTELKPNVAGMGLNLNALIDDWLNKDV from the coding sequence ATGGGGTATGAAGAGGCGTTGCGGAGGATTGAGGAGGCAAGGGAGACAGGGGCAACGGAGCTTGATCTTAACGGATTAGACTTGACCGAATTGCCGCCACTGCTTTTTCAATTAACCAATCTTACCAAACTTGATATTAGCTTTAACAAGTTGACTGAGCTCTCTCCAGATATTGCTCAATTGAACAATTTGCTTAGACTTGAGCTGACCGGCAACCAACTAACGGAACTCCCTTCTCAGCTCTTCCAGCTAACAAAACTTATAGAGCTTGATCTTGGCGGCAACCAATTGACCGAGCTATCTTCGAATGTTATCCAACTGAATAACCTTACTGGACTTTATCTTACCGGAAATCGACAGATAAGGCTTCCTCGGCAACTCTTTCAATTAATAAATCTCAATAACCTTAAACTTGGTGATCTTTGGTTAACCTCTTTGCCTGAGGAATTATTTCAGCTAACCAATCTTACTGATCTCTATTTGGCTCATAACCATCTTGTCGCATTATCTCCAAAGATTGGCCTATTAACTCACCTTGCTAGGCTTGTTTTATACGATAATTATCTAACTCAATTACCTTCTGAAGTATATCAACTGACAAATCTTATATATCTTGATCTTTCTGATAATAAGTTTATTGAATTGTCTCCACAAATCGTCCGATTATCTGTAGATACGAGTGTTCCGGTTTACCGCAATCCTCTTACCTCTCCTCCTTATGAACTTGCTATTCAAGGATTCAAAGCTATTCATGAATACTTCGCCGCCCTCGAAGAAGGCACCCGGATAGTTGGTGAGGTCAAGGTCATCCTTATAGGTGAGGGCGCTTCGGGCAAGACCTCGCTCACCCGCTGTCTCCGGGACGAGCGTTTCAATCAACACGAGGAAACCACCCACGGCATCCGCATCAAGAACTGGCAGCTGGACACCGGTGACCAGGAGCTACGTTGCAACCTCTGGGACTTCGGCGGACAGGAGATCATGCATGCCACCCACCAGTTTTTCCTTTCCCGCCGCAGCCTCTATGTTTTGGTCCTGGACGGCAGGCGGGATGAGCGGCCCGAATACTGGCTGCGCTATATCGAGTCCTTTGGTGGCGGTTCACCGGTGCTGGTGGTGCTCAATAAATACGACACCAATCCCGGCTTTGATCTTGACCGGCCTTTCCTGCTGGAGAAATACCCTTTCATCGCTGGCTTCTGGCGGACATCCTGCTGCACCGGCAACGGTATCCGTGCCTTTAAGCAAGCCCTGTTGGAGGAGCTGGTCAATGTACCTATGGTGCATACCCGCTGGCCCGGGAGCTGGTTTCGGGTCAAGGCGAAGTTTGAGCAGATGAGCGAGCCATGCATCAGCTATGAATGCTTTACCGGTATCTGTGTCGATGCCGGGGTCAACGAGGCGGGCAAGCAGGATGTGTTGGCTGAATTCCTCCACGATCTGGGCATTGTCATCCACTTCAGCGACTTTGGCCTGGACGATAATCACGTCCTGGAGCCCAAATGGGTAACCGGAGCGGTCTATAAGATCATCAATGCCGAGTCAGTGGCCGCAGACAAGGGCCTGCTCAGGCTGGATGCCCTCAAGGATATACTCCGGCTTCAAGACGACGACCCCTATATATATAGGCGGGCCGATCACCGCTATATCATCGAGCTGATGAAGAAGTTCGAGCTCTGCTACGAGCTGCCCGGCGAAGAGGTGCTCATTCCCCAACTGCTGGCCGTGCCGCAGCCGCAGTTTGATTTCCCCTACGACGGTGCGCTTTGCTTTGTCCTCCACTATACCGACTTCCTACCGCCTTCGGTCATGCCCCGCTTCATCGTTAAACGGCACCGGGAAATCAAGGATAAGCTGCGCTGGCGCACCGGGGTGGTGCTGGCCCATCCCCAGCTGGAGGCCGTTGCCGTGGTGCGGGCGGACAACGAGGCCCGGCGTATCCGTATCGCGGTCACGGGTAAGGAGCGCAAGGTCTATCTGGCTTTGCTCTGGCTCTCCCTGCGGGAGATCAATACCGGCTTTGAGGGTCTGCGGGTGAGCGAGCGGGTGCCCATGCCGGATGATCCCGGACGCAGCGTGCCCTATCAGACCCTGCTCACCTACCGGGAAAAGGGCCTGGAGCAATACATCCCCGAGGATTCGGAGCAGGTCTACAGGGTCCAGGATCTCCTTGCTGCGGTGCATCCCGATAATGAGCAGGAAGGGGAGCGGATGCGGGTTGCAGTGCAGGCGGATAAGGAGGAAGGGCGATTAAAGGCCTTAATGCGCCGGGTGAATGAGCGCACGGAGCTGAAACCCAATGTTGCGGGGATGGGCCTGAATCTCAATGCCCTGATTGATGATTGGCTGAACAAGGATGTGTGA
- the rpsI gene encoding 30S ribosomal protein S9, with translation MAQDQTYATGKRKSAVARVWIIPGSGEVVVNKQTSDSYFGNIYFEQKVEKPFAVTETAAQFDVKATVAGGGKSAQVDALVHGISKALQELNPEHRDSLKKAGLLTRDSRTKERKKYGQRGARARFQFSKR, from the coding sequence ATGGCGCAGGATCAGACATACGCAACCGGAAAACGAAAAAGTGCTGTAGCCAGGGTCTGGATTATTCCGGGAAGTGGCGAGGTTGTTGTTAATAAGCAAACAAGCGACAGCTACTTCGGCAATATCTACTTTGAACAGAAGGTTGAAAAGCCCTTTGCCGTGACAGAAACTGCTGCGCAGTTTGATGTCAAGGCCACAGTGGCTGGCGGCGGTAAGTCCGCTCAGGTTGATGCCTTGGTTCATGGCATTTCCAAGGCTCTTCAGGAATTGAATCCTGAGCACCGTGATTCTCTGAAAAAAGCAGGCCTCCTGACCCGCGACTCCCGTACCAAGGAGCGTAAGAAGTACGGTCAGCGTGGCGCCCGTGCCCGCTTCCAGTTCTCCAAACGTTAA
- a CDS encoding helix-hairpin-helix domain-containing protein, translating into MKPFYLTLFFIFFLTTSAAAVININTGSLEELTSLPGIGPVKAESIIKYREKKGLFKKVEELKNVYGIGEKIIARIKDDITVGEDSGPVAATAVNKDAMEKEQGKESASTPSSVKK; encoded by the coding sequence ATGAAACCATTCTACCTGACCCTGTTCTTTATTTTTTTCCTGACGACTTCGGCCGCTGCTGTGATCAACATCAATACAGGAAGCTTGGAGGAATTGACCTCATTGCCCGGTATCGGGCCCGTTAAAGCAGAATCAATTATTAAGTATCGTGAGAAAAAAGGCCTGTTTAAAAAGGTTGAAGAATTGAAAAACGTGTACGGGATCGGCGAAAAGATTATTGCCCGCATTAAGGACGACATCACTGTTGGCGAGGATTCTGGACCTGTGGCCGCAACCGCTGTGAATAAAGACGCTATGGAGAAAGAGCAGGGAAAAGAGTCTGCATCAACACCATCTTCTGTCAAGAAATAG